A segment of the Mauremys mutica isolate MM-2020 ecotype Southern chromosome 7, ASM2049712v1, whole genome shotgun sequence genome:
CCCGGCCCCCCGACGCTGGGGGCGGCAGGCCCCggcccggacccggaggagcgCTACGATTTCCTCTTCAAGCTGGTGCTGATCGGGGACGCCAGCGTAGGCAAAACCTGCCTGGTGCAGCGCTTCAAAACCGGGGCCTTCGCCGAGCGCCAGGGCAGCACCATCGGCGTGGACTTCACCATGAAGAGCCTGGAGATCCAGGGCAAGCGGGTCAAGgtgggccggagccgcggggctgCAGGCGGGAGAGAGCCCCAGAGCCATGGGGGGAGTCCAGGGGGCACAGGTGGCAGCTCTGCAGAGGGACCACCCCTGCCCTGTATCCGAAGTGATGCCCCTCAGGTGGTTCCTAAAAAGCCAGGACCCATATCCGCCCTGGGGCACTCAGCAGCCTGTGATCCGAGCAGCCTGGTTTCCAGCCAAGACTGGcacccagaggtgggggtttctgCCATAAGTAGAAcatgggcaggggaagggagggagacagCTGTCAAAACAGTATTCTGCATTTCATAGAGTGGCCTTTGTTTGGTGGTAGCATGTGGTCACCTGAGCAGAGGTGGAGAGAGCACTGGAGCCTGTAGGATGGCTGTCACGTAAGCGCTGAGCTGCCCTGACAGAGAAACCAGCGCCGTTATTGGAggatggggagaggaagaggataTCCTGGCTGGCAGCAAACATCACAGCCCTGGCATATTACTGCCCCATGCCTGTTCACTCCACCTCTCCCTCTGCAGTGAGATCCCTACAAACAATGTGTATACTTTTTCTAAACTTAGCTATAGCATTGCCATGAAACAACTGCCACCGctccctgcagaggtggctgcatttcagtgctctgtgctgggatCCCTATGCAAGT
Coding sequences within it:
- the RAB43 gene encoding ras-related protein Rab-43 isoform X3 codes for the protein MPGPPTLGAAGPGPDPEERYDFLFKLVLIGDASVGKTCLVQRFKTGAFAERQGSTIGVDFTMKSLEIQVADLGHSRPGKIPNHHTELLPKRQWSNLSLRHQQEKLFPVHSSLD